The window gcggacaaattcatacaaaaattatgtcaacatgcccgtcttagcgagtatcctagcaaacatagtcggttttgtcttaagtgaacgtatattagtcgagaaagacagcgcatgtgtaacagtatatgtactggatcgtgcatgtcttatagggaaaaaaactattcctgctgcctgtttttaatgttaaatcaaacaacaaataacaaagaaatcactcactgctcttgactaaatagtttttgtaacttcaataatgattaatctttatttattttatacagtaaagataatatgcagtgatattttatatttgattactttatccattttctgtacgtgaaaacgactgttagatacctgaaaaaccgaaaagcactgttcctgtatcctggatctgttttttcgctcttctttattctttttcatgtattatagaagtatcggatcgggactcggtatcggtagatactcaaaatcaaatgactcggactcggactcgagggcaaaaaaacgtgatcgggacatccctagcttcggttgctcaacaacaacaaagctggagaatctcacacagccaaaatgacgattgtcagtaatggtgttcagccttacattgttcaaaacggagtcggacactgatggataAATTTATAGTTACTGAGGAGTTGAATCATCTCATCAACTAGCATGTTAAACTTTTGTGCAAATcaagcgttgaattgacccttgtttgtgaagcagtccagcataaaatgacagcatggtaacaacactctactacaacaactcttcctcttctctaaagcagcccaacatggcctcactcctgtgttgcgtgttctcgggggcagggtttatgtaaaaaaaaaaaaattgtcaccaACCCTGGAAGAAGCTTGTGTCCTTCGCAGTCACTTATTGTAGTCCTTATCTGACTCCAATATAATAAATCTGACTCTATTAAAGTTGTTATTCTTTAACCTCTTATTCTTTAAAGGTAAAAGTCTTTCTTAGAAGTGATAGGAAAACATAAGATTTAACGGGAACATTTAGATAACGAAAGTTACtggtggatccaaaatggtcaatattattattcatcAATTTTATTCATATCttatgttaatcatttatggcttatgatttatcaatattacttctgatttcatatattcatgcaCTCCTACTCTCTATATTAattctcatcatattttcaagtatttactttttattgtacccttatggttattattattttatatttaagattATGTATGCTTGCTATATTCACTTGTTCTTCAAAGTGTTCCAGTGTGACAGGTCACGTTGACACATTTGTGGTTAGAtattggacgcctgccaagtactgcagaagtgaTGTTTTCGGAATTAGTCGCTCATTTGAACttgatgtactttttttttatatatatcaaaatatgtctgtttcTATTTCTGCTGACATGTAATAACAATGTCAAAATGTCAAAACAACCCCTATATCTATTTTTGGCACTTGACCAGTCTATGACATAATGGGTACTGTAAATCCATTTGACCTTTTCTCATTAGAACAAAACATTAGTTTGAGTGGGATGTAAATTTCCCtatgcttatggtataaaaCGGACTGAGTCGTTGATAGTTTGGCTTTCTCCTTTGATTTTTCCTTCGCTTTTCTTTGCTCTTCTGCTTTTTCTCTTCTCgttctgcaaatgtcttaattttgttccttctttctgtatattctgatcttcatctattagatacaatactctggattttacagtactctaaattttattattaactattaattacttaatgaatttgtttgtctctataattttttaattaataaatttgttatttttattcaaatttaatctctgacataatcattgctgaactgcctggatctcattttctcaagtttttgcatcagttACCATCACTTTAGTTTTCAACATTATCAGTGATAAAAGGAAAGattctcaaaacatttaaagcagGTAGAGTTATTTACAGGTTACATGTTTAAATATACAGACAGTAGAATGGAACAACATACTGTATAGAAAACTTGTTTTGTAACAACAAATAATGCATTGCTGTTTTAATTTCTATGTTGCATATACTGTACACTATCTGTTATTGTAGTGTAACTATATTACACTTTGTCGTTATAATCAAATATCAATTGATGGTCATTATCACAACAAAACCTGATGGTATCTCTGAGCAAATGCTAaggcattttaatttttagtttcaATTTAATATAGGCCTGTTTAAACTCATGATTCATCTTCCGTGGATgctgaaataaagaaaaaaatggttgtCATGTCCAATATTAACCTCAAAATGAACATATTGGTGAATTCATATTACTTCATTAAACATAGAGTACTTACATGGAGTTAGGGAGTAATCACTCTTTGACAACTCAGAGCCTCGTCCTGAATAACAATGGCACAGTTAAACAAAGAACACTAGAAACATGAAACTGCATTGGGATGAAATTTAAAAGTGTCTCTAAAGGAACTGATGTTTGGTTTCTTTTCCTAATTTAGTTTACAAAACATTTACCAGCAGAACATCTCTTCTTCCTCCATATAATGAGAGCAGTTATGATGAGAACAGCCACACACATTAACACCAGCACACTGATAACTACAGACAGACTGaaggatcctgggtcagatTCATCCACAtctgaaatgaattaaaaataataatttaaaatattacagtgAGATAAACAACTGGAAAAGAAAGTTAAAGTtagtaaaacatttttgttattcATTCTAATAGTACTGTTGATTTTTCTAAGGCTTGATATACtaaattttattgtaatttacaGAACGAAAATAAAGTATCATGAATCTAATGTCTAATTTGTTGTTcagttttgtttgttcatttgatTGTCAGTTTGTCAATACCAAATGTAATGTCCAGTTTGTTGTCCAGATTGAGGTGCTTCATTGTACAGTTGTATTTGTGTCTTTCATGTAGTTCTTCTGCGCTGATCACCAAACTCTTCCTCATCTGGTAAGTTCTGTCTCCATTGGGAAGAATCTCTCCTCCTGTGATCTGATCATCATCCACAGGCTGATCATCTCTGAACAGAGTCAGGTTAATGTGACGGGGGTAAAAACCAGTGGCCAGACAGCTGATCCGAAGCCCTTGAGAGTCTGGGAGTGTCTTCTTCATGAGTCTGACTCTGGGTTTCACTACAGAGAAGGATGAGAAAAGTTACTGTTGTTAAACTGTTGcatcagttatttatttatggttctcatgtttcataaaacaatcaGAGGCACATGTATTTTCTGTCAGCACAGCTGTTTGTGTCATATTTGTTGATTATACGTCATTTTATCTTTATACTGAAGTTAATCAGGTTGATTCTCTCACCTTTTCTCATCACATTGTTCTTTTCCATATTCAGGTACCTTCGCAAAATTTTAATGCAAATAGGatgataaacattttcatttaaaaagtttACATGAAGCTGTTTCACTTGGTCCCACAGAatccatggctttttcatctgGATATTGTTTTTTTCCAGGTCATATGTGAACTCCTCCACATTTTGACTATCAAAAGCTTCCCAGAAATGAATTGGACCTGGTTTATCATTATTCAACAGTTCACATCCAGCAAGTCTCTGATAAACATGTACACCTTCAaatgaagggggaaaaaaaagtttaattagtCCTCACTGATGATTCTTACTGTCTAATAGTGATATGCAGGCTATAGTTCTCACCATCTGTCTGATTTAGGTGTTCCTTAACATAAACATCACGAGTTTTCATGTCATTATACATGCGTTGAAATACAACACCAGCATCACTTTGCTCTTCATCAAAGTATTTTGAATCACTGTTAGTGAGATGTACAACTTTCCATGTGGTTGAATCATAATACATTATTTCCAGATCATCCAACATCACCACAACACTGAACTCAGGAAATGTTACTTCTAGTCTAGGTTCACTTTCTTTCAGGATCTTTCTTGTTCCCCCTTTTTTGTTACATATACATGGCTAAAATGTGCCTAATATTTCTATAGGCTAATGAAATAATAccggcattaaaaaaaaaatttcattagGCTATTTTTGGCGCCCCCTCAGCACTTGGTGCCCTACGCACAGTGCGTGATGCGCGTGGTGGGAGCGGCGGCGCtgctcttaccattggagaaagcgcaATGACATCagtcgcaacattccctagtctgccttctcttagaaaaataaatttttatcaagctaaaatctacatatagttccaACGAAAGttttgtttagtgtaaaacattctgaagattggcaaacaggctgtccattaattaaatgattagctatttccccacaaaagctgtttaatcagcatagtgaagcctctcatccattgacttccattcaaaaaacagcctccTGTCTCATTCCCTGCATACCGCGGGGGGcggagcgttagcattagccgttatgcttttttggctaaaggttgcaggcttgccttccagtggctttgttCAGAACTCTACGGGTGAcatcacggacactacgtccatatttttttacagtctatgggagtacatcgatctagtaCGAGTTTACGGGTGGGAATTCACAGGTTTGACTGCCGTTCCAAtgcactttcacgggtagaaggttggaaaaacacgggttacgAGTTGCCTCGTATGCCTTGGCATAACTTCCAAACTCAGTATTTCTTCTTTTCTGTATGTCACAGAAAAGCTATTCAAAATCAGAAAAACTGTCCAACATTCacagacaaaataaaaaaaaaaaaactgcaacattaaagggataggtcaccCAAACATGTAGGCCTCAATTCTGtttacatttactcaccctccaaacttttaaaagaagacattttgtaAAACATCTTAGTTGTTGTATTAAaactataaataataaattacaatgAAATACCTATAAATGATAAATTGCCATCCTACTGTAAACAATTGTTAGGTAAACATCCTAATTAGGTAAGGTAGCCTACACTTGACTAATCCACTTGACACCTTCTTGCTTGTGCATGGAGGTGCTGACCTTTTTAGGTTTATATAGGTACAAACACTCAAAACCATTTGTTACCatcaacaactttttttcttttcttttttttaataaataaaataaaataaaaagtactaTCCACCTTCAGGCCACCTATCATTCTGAGCGGGTGTAAAcccaaaaaaaattgtaaatccGTTCCCAGTTATTTTTAACTGTACAAACAGCTCGTTTTACAGTTTAATAACTGGTATTTCTTATTGTCGTAATTATAGGCACACTGCTTTGTAGCACAAATAGTTTTACCGTTTTACCGACCTACACATTCACATAAAATACGCGTTGGAAAATAAGGTGAATAGGAAAGCATTAAATAAACTTACCTGCATTGACAACTGTCAAGCATGATAACAGATACGCAAGCATGAGCATTCTCTAAATTAATGAATCCAGGTGatgtctgtaaaaaaaaaattaagtgcgTGCTCGCTCGTGTCTCTACAGCCTACATAAATAATCACAAGTCTGTGCAAAATCGACAAGGTGTGTAGCCTACTTCTACAATATTATTCTATCGTTATCGTCTATTGTAACTTAACTGCCATTAAACG of the Megalobrama amblycephala isolate DHTTF-2021 linkage group LG12, ASM1881202v1, whole genome shotgun sequence genome contains:
- the LOC125280379 gene encoding class I histocompatibility antigen, F10 alpha chain-like isoform X2; the protein is MLDDLEIMYYDSTTWKVVHLTNSDSKYFDEEQSDAGVVFQRMYNDMKTRDVYVKEHLNQTDGVHVYQRLAGCELLNNDKPGPIHFWEAFDSQNVEEFTYDLEKNNIQMKKPWILWDQVKQLHVNFLNENVYHPICIKILRRYLNMEKNNVMRKVKPRVRLMKKTLPDSQGLRISCLATGFYPRHINLTLFRDDQPVDDDQITGGEILPNGDRTYQMRKSLVISAEELHERHKYNCTMKHLNLDNKLDITFDVDESDPGSFSLSVVISVLVLMCVAVLIITALIIWRKKRCSAGRGSETSKSDYSLTPSSTQDES